Proteins encoded within one genomic window of Deltaproteobacteria bacterium:
- a CDS encoding four helix bundle protein produces the protein METKAERLKFTELIVWQKAHQVFLDIANDVDSFPKKKTADIIISQLIRSCSSISANIAEGNARHRGKEYEHYLIIARGSLAETENWLIKCRDLGYMEDTVFEKRMAILTEVLKMLNKMIGQLRKA, from the coding sequence GTGGAAACAAAGGCGGAGAGATTAAAATTTACGGAACTGATTGTCTGGCAAAAGGCTCACCAAGTATTTTTAGATATTGCCAATGATGTGGATAGCTTTCCTAAAAAGAAGACGGCTGATATTATAATCAGCCAGCTTATAAGGTCGTGCAGTTCAATAAGCGCAAATATTGCAGAGGGAAATGCCCGCCATAGGGGAAAAGAGTATGAGCATTACTTGATTATTGCGCGGGGTTCGTTGGCAGAAACTGAGAACTGGCTTATCAAATGCAGAGACTTGGGTTATATGGAAGATACAGTATTTGAAAAGCGCATGGCAATACTCACGGAAGTCTTGAAGATGCTGAATAAAATGATCGGTCAACTGAGAAAGGCTTAA